GCGTTCGCAACAATTTAGATGGAACAAAGGGGGCGCAGAGAATTTTCAGAAAATGGCTTGGCGCGTATTTAAAAGTAAAAATGTTTCTTTTAAAACTAAAATACACAGTTTTCTGCATTTGCTAAACAGCACTATGTTTTTAAACATTTTGATAGTGGCAATCTTGAGTATTCCTATGCTTTACATAAAAAATGAATACGAACATTTGAAGCTCTATTTTTACGTGATGAGCTTTTTCGTGATAAGCACACTTATCTTTTTTATCTGCTATTGGTTTACCTATAAAGCAGTTTACGGCGGTGGTTTTAAACATTTTATGAAATACACAGCTATGTTTTTTACCTTCTTTTCGGTGGCGATGGGATTTTCGCTGCACAACTCCATTGCGGTTTTGGAAGGACATTTCGGGAAGAAAAGTGAATTTATCCGTACGCCGAAATTTAACATTGGAGCGCTGAAAGATGGTTGGAAAGACAATAAATACCTCACCAAAAACATTTCTCCAAACGTGGTTATAGAAGGCGTATTGATGCTCTATTTCGCTTTTGGAATGTACAGCGCCTTTGTTGTGGGCGACCAAGGAGGCGATTTCGGATTGTTCCCGTTCCACTTGATGCTTTTCCTGGGGTTTGGGTTTGTATTTTTTAAATCGCTTACTTCAAAAGCATAAACCATTTTTTTTTACATTTAAACTCTGCGAATCTCAGCGCTTTTCTCTGCGATACTCTGCGTAATATTTATTCCACAGAGTTACACAAAGAGCCGCAGAGTTTCAATGAGAAGTTCTTAAATCGTTAATCGACAATCTAAAATCAACAATCAAAATGTATCCACCACCACACCACCAATCGCACGACATTGAAAAAATGATTTCGGTTATTGAGCATTTTCCGTTGGGAATGTTGGTTACCGCAAAGGACGGAAAACCTTTTATTACGCACATTCCGTTTATTTACGACGCTGCCACCAAAAAATTGATTGCACATTTAGACCGAAGCAACCCACAAATGGAAACTTTAAAAGATGGCGCGGAAGTTACCGTTGTTTTTAAAGGGCCAGACACGTACATTTCGCCCAGCATTTATACCACTCCGCAATTACCAACGTGGAACTACATAATCGTTCATATTACGGGTAAGCTAGCCCTCATCAACGATAACGAAGCAGCCAAGCAAACCATTATTAATATGACTGAATTTTTGGAAGGCAATCAACCGCATTTTGTATTAAAAAAAGACGACGCCCGTATGGCACGATTAATAGATTATATTCAAGCTTTTGAAATAGAAATCACCAATTGGGAAGGGAAATTCAAGCTATCACAAGATAAAATCCCGCAGGATTTTGAGAATGCGAAAGAGGAATTGATAAAAAAATCTCGAAAGGATATCTCGCGGTTTATCAATTTTACTTACAATTAAACTATTCAATATAGTTTTCAATTATAAGTAGCGGATATTTCTTGTGAATTCTTTGCTGATCCGCTTCATACTCCTTTCTATTCAGCGGTCTAAAATAATCTTCAAACTTTAATTTGACCCTTTCATCGTTATATCGCAAATCTTGAATTGCCTGTTTATGGGAAGCCAATAACGTGATATATGTCTGGTAGGTGACATTGTCATTATAAACATAATTAAATTGTATAACACTATCAATGTGTTTTATAAAGAATTCAACCAGTTCATTTTCAGCTATTTTTTCATTGTCAACAATAAAGGCATTTTCACTTAAATAAATTTTTATTGTTTTACTCGCAACCGCATCTTTTGACTGTGGAGGTAAAGGGATTTTAGATGCAGAATCTGGGGTGTTTATAAAATGAAGCTCCTTATGCAAACCTCTAGCGTCGAATCGATTTACAAGTGCTTCATCATTGAATTTTGTTATATATTTTATAGAAAGATAGCCTAAACTAGTGAGTCGGTTTTCAA
This region of Aequorivita marisscotiae genomic DNA includes:
- a CDS encoding FMN-binding negative transcriptional regulator yields the protein MYPPPHHQSHDIEKMISVIEHFPLGMLVTAKDGKPFITHIPFIYDAATKKLIAHLDRSNPQMETLKDGAEVTVVFKGPDTYISPSIYTTPQLPTWNYIIVHITGKLALINDNEAAKQTIINMTEFLEGNQPHFVLKKDDARMARLIDYIQAFEIEITNWEGKFKLSQDKIPQDFENAKEELIKKSRKDISRFINFTYN